From the Candidatus Brocadia sp. genome, one window contains:
- a CDS encoding phage tail sheath family protein has translation MPEYLSPGVYVEEIEIGAKPIEGVSTSTVGFVGMTEHVVDGSFDNDSLLDKPTLVTSWGQFVKSFGRYNATNSPFLPPAVYGFFANGGSRCYVVRVKDGVQDGDYVGTDGGPGNRTGLQAFNEVDEINIVCIPGITSQTVQTAMISHCENMKDRFCVLDPVKDADMDAIQDQKDEVVSDKGYAALYYPWIKVPIETIEDNKLKLVQDFIPPSGYIAGIYARSDIERGVHKAPANEIIRGALEIKLAITKGEQDILNPLGINCIRSFPGRGIRVWGARTLSSDTLWKYVNVRRLFIYLEESIEEGTQWVVFEPNNEKLWGRVKATITEFLTRVWRDGALMGTKPEEAFFVKCDRTTMTQDDIDNGRLICIIGIAPVKPAEFVIFRIAQFPGGSEVTE, from the coding sequence ATGCCAGAGTATTTATCGCCAGGTGTCTATGTAGAGGAGATTGAAATCGGCGCAAAGCCGATAGAGGGGGTTAGCACGAGTACGGTGGGGTTTGTGGGTATGACAGAGCATGTAGTTGATGGTAGTTTTGACAATGATAGTCTGCTTGATAAACCGACTCTTGTAACAAGTTGGGGCCAATTTGTGAAAAGCTTTGGAAGATATAATGCGACCAACTCACCTTTCCTGCCCCCAGCTGTATATGGTTTTTTTGCTAACGGGGGAAGCCGTTGTTATGTTGTACGGGTAAAAGATGGCGTGCAAGATGGCGACTATGTTGGAACCGATGGTGGTCCTGGAAATAGAACAGGGTTGCAAGCTTTTAATGAAGTTGATGAGATAAACATTGTTTGCATTCCTGGCATTACCTCGCAAACTGTTCAAACTGCCATGATTAGTCATTGCGAAAATATGAAAGACCGCTTTTGCGTCCTTGACCCAGTGAAAGACGCTGATATGGACGCAATACAGGATCAAAAAGATGAGGTGGTTTCTGATAAAGGATACGCAGCCTTATATTATCCATGGATAAAAGTTCCCATAGAGACCATAGAGGATAATAAATTAAAACTCGTTCAGGATTTCATTCCTCCAAGTGGTTATATCGCCGGCATATACGCACGTAGTGATATAGAAAGAGGGGTGCATAAAGCTCCTGCTAATGAAATTATACGAGGTGCTCTGGAAATAAAACTGGCTATTACCAAAGGTGAGCAAGATATCTTGAATCCACTGGGTATAAACTGCATCCGGTCTTTCCCCGGCCGTGGCATTCGTGTTTGGGGTGCAAGGACGCTTTCCAGTGATACCTTGTGGAAGTATGTAAATGTCCGCCGCCTATTTATTTACCTTGAAGAATCCATAGAAGAAGGAACACAATGGGTTGTCTTTGAACCCAACAATGAAAAGCTCTGGGGCAGGGTTAAAGCGACTATCACTGAATTCCTGACCAGGGTCTGGAGGGATGGCGCCCTTATGGGAACAAAGCCTGAGGAGGCGTTCTTTGTCAAATGTGACAGGACCACTATGACGCAGGATGATATTGATAATGGACGGCTGATATGTATTATCGGCATTGCACCGGTAAAACCGGCAGAGTTTGTGATATTCCGCATCGCTCAGTTTCCGGGCGGATCAGAAGTGACCGAGTAA
- a CDS encoding phage tail protein, with the protein MPRQDPYRQFRFRVEIDGISQAGFSECSFADTTTDPVEYREGDEPTRFRKLSGLTKYGNITLKWGITDSMDLYNWRRQIIDTGAEGARKNVSIILIDEAGADKARWDIERAWPSKYDPPDFSAKGNEVAIETLEIVHEGFKRVK; encoded by the coding sequence ATGCCAAGACAAGACCCATACAGACAATTTAGATTCCGTGTTGAGATCGATGGAATCAGCCAGGCTGGGTTCAGCGAGTGTAGCTTTGCAGATACCACCACCGACCCTGTCGAGTACAGAGAGGGGGATGAACCGACAAGGTTTCGTAAACTATCAGGATTGACCAAATATGGGAATATCACCCTGAAATGGGGTATTACGGATTCTATGGATCTCTACAACTGGAGACGACAGATTATAGATACTGGTGCAGAAGGGGCAAGGAAGAACGTCTCTATTATCCTGATTGACGAAGCAGGCGCCGATAAGGCCCGTTGGGATATTGAAAGGGCATGGCCCAGCAAATACGACCCCCCGGATTTCAGCGCCAAGGGGAACGAGGTTGCCATTGAGACACTGGAAATCGTTCACGAAGGCTTTAAACGAGTCAAGTAA
- a CDS encoding phage tail assembly protein: MAFQTEYEFTLPKGYVDEEGNLNKKGVMRLATAADEILPMKDPRVQSNPAYLTVILLSRVITRLGSLQTINTKTIESLFASDLSYLQEFYRRINENGTNKTKATCPKCEHQFEFEGEPLGE, translated from the coding sequence ATGGCTTTTCAAACAGAGTATGAGTTTACCTTACCGAAAGGGTATGTGGATGAAGAAGGCAATCTCAATAAAAAGGGCGTCATGCGCCTTGCCACGGCGGCTGATGAGATTTTGCCCATGAAGGACCCAAGGGTGCAATCAAATCCTGCTTACCTCACCGTGATTCTGCTTTCAAGGGTCATTACCAGGTTAGGAAGCTTGCAGACCATTAATACAAAGACAATCGAGAGTCTCTTTGCCTCTGATCTCTCATACCTGCAGGAGTTCTACAGAAGGATCAATGAAAATGGCACAAATAAAACAAAGGCTACATGTCCCAAATGCGAACATCAGTTTGAGTTTGAGGGTGAGCCTCTGGGGGAATAA
- a CDS encoding phage tail protein: MPTGEKPYPYTSFRFRIEIGGITVAQVSEVTGLQLETETESFEEGGVNDFVHQLPKRTKYQHITLKRGITDLDEMWRWHQEVVNGKFERKNGSIVLMDVTGEDKWRWNFSDAFPVKWTGPDLKADSNTVAFETIELAHHGIKKG, translated from the coding sequence ATGCCAACAGGAGAAAAACCATATCCTTATACTTCCTTTCGATTTCGGATAGAAATCGGAGGAATTACGGTTGCTCAGGTATCCGAGGTAACCGGTCTTCAGTTGGAAACTGAGACTGAGTCGTTTGAAGAGGGCGGTGTTAATGATTTTGTTCATCAATTGCCAAAAAGGACGAAATATCAGCATATTACCCTCAAGCGGGGGATTACCGATCTGGACGAGATGTGGAGATGGCATCAGGAAGTGGTGAATGGAAAGTTCGAAAGAAAAAATGGATCAATCGTTTTGATGGATGTTACTGGTGAAGATAAATGGCGCTGGAATTTCTCAGATGCGTTTCCGGTGAAGTGGACTGGACCCGATCTCAAGGCCGACAGTAATACCGTTGCCTTTGAGACAATTGAGCTGGCGCATCATGGGATCAAGAAGGGATAG
- a CDS encoding DUF4157 domain-containing protein, with translation MQSNYGNRLTASVLSPAIQNKRSYTGHSERSEESQKTRASSPVPLSQNDNAGQSYFLQTISHTPLTISRKCSCGGSCARCKGEEEAERISMSIMKMESPALSHQPSAISYKPSANSSEQNVISEIMSNKGSGQNLDNNTSSFMEQKFGYDFSHVRLHTDSYAARKSNELNAEAFTIGRDVFFNAGRYNPSATEGKKLLAHELTHVVQQRHTSSRVFYSMRIQRRVEAGRVSCERFPRTYPIFTAIGTDDPVGVLEEADARAIEMLNHVIDELTHIRGRVQAGEPPLIADVVALALRNRWHLDPDNQNIWTRTGPRTVEIIIRWYTNIRNTLDSGRLRYVCLGPTCTAGDWARTIPGIQRIRLCRLFWGASIDNRALTLIHEVGHVYYGLRHAEGPIAHCLEQFVADLNGVAILPEFVGVCPL, from the coding sequence ATGCAAAGTAATTATGGAAATCGCCTTACTGCAAGTGTGCTAAGCCCGGCCATTCAGAACAAGCGCTCCTATACAGGTCATTCTGAGCGTAGCGAAGAATCTCAAAAAACACGGGCTTCTTCGCCCGTCCCACTCTCTCAGAATGATAATGCTGGACAGTCCTATTTTCTGCAGACTATCAGCCATACGCCATTAACCATAAGCCGTAAGTGTTCCTGCGGTGGAAGTTGCGCAAGGTGTAAAGGTGAGGAAGAGGCAGAAAGGATTTCGATGAGTATCATGAAGATGGAAAGCCCTGCGTTGAGTCATCAGCCGTCAGCAATCAGTTATAAGCCTTCAGCAAATAGTAGTGAACAAAATGTAATAAGCGAGATAATGTCCAATAAGGGTTCGGGACAGAACCTCGACAATAATACCAGCTCATTTATGGAACAAAAGTTTGGATATGATTTCAGCCATGTAAGACTTCATACCGACAGTTATGCAGCAAGGAAATCCAATGAACTGAATGCAGAGGCATTTACCATCGGAAGGGATGTATTCTTCAATGCGGGGAGATACAATCCATCAGCGACAGAGGGGAAGAAATTACTTGCACATGAATTAACACATGTAGTGCAGCAAAGGCACACGAGTTCAAGGGTGTTTTATTCTATGCGTATTCAGCGCCGGGTGGAAGCCGGTCGCGTGAGCTGTGAGAGATTTCCACGTACGTATCCAATTTTTACTGCCATTGGAACAGATGATCCCGTGGGCGTACTGGAAGAGGCAGACGCTCGGGCGATTGAAATGCTCAATCATGTCATAGATGAACTAACTCACATTCGAGGCCGCGTACAAGCCGGAGAACCGCCACTGATTGCTGATGTGGTTGCATTGGCGCTACGCAATCGTTGGCATTTGGATCCCGACAACCAAAACATATGGACTCGCACTGGGCCTCGCACTGTCGAGATTATTATCAGATGGTACACTAACATTCGTAACACCCTTGATAGCGGGCGGTTGAGATATGTCTGTCTAGGCCCTACGTGTACTGCCGGTGATTGGGCTCGGACTATCCCTGGGATTCAACGGATCCGTCTATGTAGACTATTTTGGGGCGCCTCCATTGATAACCGGGCTCTTACCCTGATCCACGAGGTGGGGCACGTCTATTATGGTCTTAGACATGCAGAGGGACCCATAGCCCATTGTCTGGAACAATTTGTAGCTGACTTGAACGGTGTAGCAATTCTACCGGAATTTGTCGGTGTGTGCCCATTATGA
- a CDS encoding LysM peptidoglycan-binding domain-containing protein has product MKPKKGFIRVLDGQQKDTEIEILYFPPEYSIEKSNSFTEIAIPGLESPYLQYVKGNSGSISVEVFYDTYEKGTDVREFTDQLSNLMNIDPKLHAPPPLRFIWGIPAEPFDCVLERVTKRFTMFRSDGIPVRARLNITLKEYKIGLNERERILQSPDKTKVYMTLQGDSLWIISQREYGTPFMWRPIADKNRIDNPRSLEPGMELVIPPLE; this is encoded by the coding sequence ATGAAACCAAAAAAAGGATTTATTCGGGTGCTTGATGGACAGCAAAAAGATACAGAGATAGAGATACTCTATTTTCCTCCCGAATATTCTATAGAAAAGAGTAATTCTTTTACAGAGATTGCTATTCCTGGACTTGAGTCTCCTTATCTGCAATATGTAAAGGGTAATTCCGGCAGTATTTCTGTGGAGGTATTCTACGATACATATGAAAAAGGAACAGATGTTAGAGAATTTACTGACCAACTTTCTAACCTCATGAATATCGATCCTAAGCTTCATGCCCCTCCACCCCTGCGCTTCATCTGGGGTATACCAGCAGAACCATTTGACTGTGTGCTGGAAAGGGTGACCAAAAGATTCACTATGTTCCGCTCTGACGGAATTCCTGTTAGGGCCAGACTCAATATCACCCTAAAAGAATACAAAATCGGACTCAACGAGCGCGAACGGATTCTTCAATCACCGGATAAAACCAAAGTTTATATGACATTACAGGGAGATAGTCTATGGATTATCTCTCAGAGAGAATACGGAACCCCCTTTATGTGGAGACCTATTGCGGACAAAAATAGAATTGATAACCCCAGATCGCTTGAACCGGGCATGGAATTAGTCATTCCCCCACTGGAGTGA
- a CDS encoding phage late control D family protein, with product MADAISGFDIYAPVFRVKLANETLPIDTFTSVDLDENLESPAMFTLSLNETIDIDKQIFKWLDDKRITPGNEVVISFGYASTPGKQALIRGRIKALSPGFLSTGIPTLSIEGYDLSHDLQKTEVEFSDTNVTYSKVVKDIARNNNLDSGGIEPTNIPHPKVERRKNEKDYSFVKRLADEIGFEFFVRDKTLYFRAPKDDKPEEVTFEFRFRQNFISFNPRMTTATLVNEVRVTAWSDKDKEGISEIASISDIKSSVGIPDFDRIVEQSQGQKVKVRMEGRVVRSREEAKNLAIAELKRRNNGFIQGTLECAGNPQLRPGMTVKIEKISIRFSGVYYITRARHSIGEGGYKTTLDVRRSM from the coding sequence ATGGCAGATGCAATATCGGGTTTTGATATTTATGCGCCAGTTTTTAGGGTGAAGCTGGCAAATGAGACTCTTCCAATAGATACCTTTACGAGCGTAGACCTTGATGAAAATCTGGAAAGTCCAGCGATGTTTACGCTGTCTTTAAATGAAACGATTGATATTGATAAACAGATATTTAAGTGGCTCGATGATAAGCGCATCACACCGGGCAATGAGGTTGTTATCTCTTTTGGATATGCCTCAACACCCGGAAAACAAGCATTAATCAGGGGAAGGATTAAGGCCCTTTCGCCCGGTTTTCTCTCGACAGGTATTCCAACACTCAGTATAGAGGGATACGATCTTTCTCATGATCTTCAAAAGACAGAGGTAGAGTTTAGCGACACGAATGTGACTTATTCAAAAGTGGTTAAAGATATCGCTAGGAACAATAACCTGGATTCAGGAGGTATCGAACCAACTAATATACCACATCCAAAGGTTGAACGGAGAAAGAATGAAAAGGATTACTCATTCGTAAAAAGACTTGCGGATGAGATAGGATTTGAGTTTTTTGTCAGAGACAAGACCCTCTACTTTAGAGCGCCTAAGGACGACAAGCCTGAGGAAGTGACCTTTGAATTCAGATTCAGGCAGAACTTCATAAGTTTCAACCCAAGAATGACCACGGCGACATTGGTCAACGAAGTGCGGGTTACTGCATGGAGCGATAAAGACAAAGAGGGCATTTCAGAAATCGCAAGTATCAGCGATATTAAAAGTAGTGTAGGTATTCCCGATTTCGACCGAATTGTGGAACAATCTCAGGGCCAAAAGGTTAAGGTCAGAATGGAAGGACGGGTTGTGCGTTCCAGGGAAGAGGCCAAGAACCTTGCTATAGCAGAATTGAAGAGAAGGAATAACGGTTTTATTCAAGGGACTTTGGAATGCGCTGGGAATCCTCAGCTAAGGCCAGGGATGACAGTTAAAATTGAAAAAATCAGTATAAGGTTCAGCGGCGTTTATTATATAACAAGAGCGCGGCATTCTATTGGTGAAGGGGGCTACAAAACAACGCTTGATGTGAGAAGGAGTATGTAA
- a CDS encoding phage tail protein, whose protein sequence is MSLSDLLERQEERNDQYVYGVVIGIVMSNHDPDGLGRVKVNFPWRGINDESYWARVAAPMAGNGRGTVFYPEVNDEVLVAFEHGDINHPYVIGALWNGVDTPPETNANGQNNIRKIRSRSGHEIIFNDDNTAMQEKIEIHTNAGHKIVLDDAAGQEKIEIVDKTGSNKITIDSVQNSITMESALQLKIKATVVEIEGTTSLTLKSNAVLTIQGLPVKIN, encoded by the coding sequence ATGAGTCTGAGTGATTTATTAGAGAGACAGGAAGAACGGAACGACCAGTATGTATATGGAGTAGTGATAGGTATTGTTATGAGCAATCACGATCCCGATGGATTGGGTAGGGTAAAGGTTAATTTCCCTTGGCGGGGGATAAACGATGAAAGCTATTGGGCAAGGGTAGCAGCACCAATGGCCGGAAATGGAAGGGGTACGGTCTTTTATCCTGAGGTAAACGATGAAGTGCTTGTGGCTTTTGAACACGGTGACATAAATCATCCATATGTTATTGGGGCTTTATGGAATGGTGTAGATACTCCACCCGAGACCAATGCCAATGGTCAGAATAATATTCGAAAGATACGCTCACGAAGTGGTCATGAAATTATCTTTAATGATGACAATACGGCAATGCAGGAGAAGATCGAGATCCACACAAATGCGGGACATAAAATTGTCCTGGATGATGCTGCCGGCCAGGAAAAAATTGAAATCGTAGACAAGACCGGGAGCAATAAAATTACTATCGATTCTGTGCAGAACTCCATAACTATGGAAAGTGCCTTACAGCTTAAGATCAAAGCCACTGTGGTAGAGATAGAAGGCACTACATCCTTGACACTTAAATCCAATGCCGTTTTAACCATTCAGGGATTGCCGGTGAAGATTAATTAG
- a CDS encoding baseplate protein, translating to MAKEFLGRGWKFPVKVDTATGKIAMSEYEQDIKESIWIILSTSKGERVMRPDFGCGIHDLVFAPINTTTMTLVENSVREALTLWEPRIELIKVETSDKQASEGKLSVSIDYRVRVTNNRFNLVYPFYLKEG from the coding sequence ATGGCTAAAGAATTCTTAGGAAGGGGTTGGAAATTTCCTGTTAAGGTCGATACCGCGACAGGGAAAATTGCCATGTCCGAATACGAGCAGGATATCAAAGAATCGATCTGGATCATACTTTCAACCTCAAAAGGTGAGCGTGTCATGAGGCCGGATTTTGGATGTGGGATCCATGATCTCGTTTTTGCGCCCATTAATACGACTACTATGACCCTGGTGGAAAACAGCGTGCGAGAGGCCCTTACCCTCTGGGAACCGAGGATTGAGCTAATCAAGGTGGAGACCTCTGACAAACAAGCATCCGAAGGAAAATTGTCAGTCAGTATTGACTATCGCGTGCGTGTTACCAATAATCGGTTTAACCTTGTCTACCCATTTTACTTGAAAGAAGGATAG